ACACTACTACTTGGTATTCATAACTCTTTGACAATTATTTGTTTATTCGCAGGAACATTGAGAAAAGTATAAAAACAAATACAGGTATGTATGTTGTTCGTATAGTATTGGTTCGATTCGTCACGGTaagaaatggttacgaaagtgaaaccacagggactgaaatcgcaaattttaaactaatggactaaaatagtgatttttgacaaactgtAGGAACGAAAACAGTAATAATAACTTATTTATAACTGAACCAAAAGATTATAATTATACTGAAATAAAAATATTTGGTTTAGGTAAAAGATATTTTCAAGGatgaacaaaaaaacaaaaaactaagACACCACTACTTGTTAATAACAATAATGTTTTTATGgttatattttaataaatttaGAAAAAGAATCTAACGTCCATTAGTGTTAAGGATTAAATGTGTTGTGTCGGCATCACAATAAAAGTTAAACCTCTAGTTTTCAAAAACATTATCAAACTATTTTTTTAGCGGCAAGAAATGATGTGTCAATCATCGTGACACCGGTCGATGTGGTCAAGGTCAACTACTCGACCGCCAACaaccccttggctctcccagatgcgtagaaacccgacctccacccgctcgaaggcacgacagtggaataatcggtaaaaccttgCCTCCCATCCGACAaaccggcgccacccgtattcgcccttcacctggatgccgaaGAAAATAATGAGGAGAGTGAGAGTCGAACCTAGGTCACAAGAAACACCAAATCTTTCCCCAACCACTTCACCACTATCTCATTGGTTTCTCAAACTATTAAAAGGATGTGTTGGTGGATATACCCTTTTAATGTTTTGATTAATTTATTTTTACCAAGAATTTTTACATATTATCTATATGTCTTAAAAGACAAAGGCGGTGGCTTTTACGCCACCGACACCTAACATTTAAAAAGTGACAAAACCACCCCTAATTTTGAATTTTCATAATTATACCTCTTACATCTTTGTCACAAATCAAAACACTCCATACTTTGAGATTGCACACTTTCACCCCttacattttttaaattttaatgaaATGTCATATTCACCCATTTTAGCTTCTAACGTTTAAAGTTCCTCCGTATTTTCGTTCTTTTACTTGAAAAAAACCGATTTCCTAAGGtgcttatttttatatacgtGTCGGTATCAATTCACGTTTCAACCTAAAGTTTTAGAAATAAGTAGGGTCAAATATAACATGCGTCTTTAGTTTCTAACGTTTCAAGTTCACACTGTATCTTCATTCTTTTACTTAAAAAAGAACGATTTCCTCACGTGTTTTTTATGTATGTATCAGTATAAATTCACGTTTGGACCTAAAGTTTTCGGAAATGATTCAGATCAATTAGAAAATGTTTATGTTCATGacacgtgcttatttttatgtacgaaATCTAAAGTTTTCGGAAATAAGTCGGGTCAGATATAATACGTTTTAAGCTAATTTTTGTGTACGATTTAAGCTGGTCCATGTTTTGAAACGATTTCCTcatgtgcttatttttatatacgtCGGGTTagatataatatgttttcatttaAACTGGTCAATGTGTTGACGTAAATATAAAAAACGCTATTTCCACACGTGCTAATTTTTACGTACGATAcctaaagtttttgaaaatgatacgggtcaaatataatacgttttcatacttatttttatgtacggtTAAGTTGGTCTATGTTTTGACGTGGATTAAAAAAAACCATTTACTCACGTGCCTATTTTTACGTACTTTTCGGGTTAAATTCACGTTTTGCCGTAAACGGTATAAATTcactttttgacttttttttttcagaaaccAGTCGGGTCAATTATAATACGGTTTCAGTTGGTCTATATTTTGACGTAAGAATTATTGTAACTTTTCACACTTCTAAGTCTTTATACAAAAGTAACGGTGGTATAGTGGTTAGATCGAGCCTATTAAACGAACCAACTCGGGTTTAATTTCGTTTTTTATacggtataaattcgatttacttCACTTATTAATCCAACTATAATGCTCATATAGGTTACATTAAGTTATATCGGATACGACGAAACACGTGGTTTTACATGGATAACGCATTACATAACGCTTTGACTAATCAATTCGACGTTTACGATGTGCCTGCGCCGCAACACGCGCGGGTCTTATtgatagttttattttattactaTAAATAATTTTGAGTATATTTTGTTTTTCTAGTTATAATTTTTAGatacaatgtttttttttttaatttcgaGTATGTCATTGTGAGGTAGCAATTTTTATTATTTCGATATAATTTGTTTTCCAAAACCGAGTTGTGAGTAGTAATGTTCAAGTAACCAATACACAGCCGTACATGTTATCAAAGCTACCTCGATGTACGTATTTTATCCGCGTTTCGATACAAGTTTTGTTCaagatcaaacgggtcaaatataattgatttttttGTTCTTTACCGTGATGAACTGAACCGAAAACATTCAAACAACTTCGGTAACACTGACATTATTCGTTTTTTCATGGTTTCTATTATGAATTTCGTTGAAAAGGTGTATTTACGATTGATAATCTATTTTTGTTTTAAGAAATAGTGGGCATCGGTACCGGTTATGAACCGTACCGATACCGTCCCAACAATGGTATGACATCAATTCCGAATGAACAAAATCGAGAAACTATAAACAtgttataaatataatatttgtCGTTTCTCACATTTGAATTCAAAAAATATTATGAGAAACTTTCGCTAATTATATAATATATGCACAAGTGTAAACTATGTGTTGGGAAAAATATAAATGTAAAAGCATATAACAAATAATTTAATTGTTTGCTTATCTATCTATTTATCTATCTAAATGTAAGACTCGTAAAGTTGAAAATATATGAACAATTAATCAAAATAAGTAATTTAAAgctgttttttttgtttttgcaaTAATTCAGTTTTCTGTAACGTTTACATATCTTATAACTTGtaacatataaaaataaaactagtATCATTGTAGCTTATATATCGTGTTACAATTACAACTAGTATCATTATACCTTTTATAGTAAATCTAGATGTCTTGGTTTAAAAGCATTACAGAATAATCAAATTATATAAAGTAATAAAACATTAGGGGAGACATAATTAAATAAAAAGCAAGTATTGTATATGTAGTACCATATAAAAGAGAGACGGATACAAACTTTGCCACttataaaatttatagaaaataCATATTCTAAAATAATATGTAAAGGATTACAAACTTAATATTATACTTATCATTTATTTTGTATATTGTTTCAGAataaaaacaatggtattatTCGCACTTATTAACTAAAAGTGCATGTGATCTTCAAGCTCTATGCCTGTTGTGTGACTGGAACAGGAGTAGCAACGAGAGGTGTTGCTCTAAGCAATGTAAGGCCATAAATGTCGTCCATATCCATTTCTTCTGTAGCATGAGGTAAATTCCAGTCACAATGATACACAAATGTCGCCACCATTAAACTAACCACCCTCTGAGCTAAGGGTATCCCAGGACACATCCTTCGACCTGATCCAAAAGGTATAAACTCAAAATGTTGACCTTTGTATTCGAGCTCATTTTCTAGAAACCTCTCTGGCTTGAACGTCATCGGGTTTTCCCAATACTTAGGATCTCGCGCCATGGCCCATGCGTTCACCAGAATTTGTGTATTTTTTGGCACGATATATTCACCTAGTTTAACTTCGGTTTCAGTTTTATGAGGCACCAACAAAGGCACAGCCAAATGAAGTCGCATGGTTTCTTTGATGACGGCTTGTAGATAAGGCAGGTCAAGAAGTTTGACTTCTTGAATTTTTCCATTTTCTCCCACCGTTGTGGAGACTTCTTCGCGGACTCTTGAGAACATATCAGGGTTAAGCAATAGTTCTGTCATTGCCCATTCTATTGTGTTTGAACTAGTTTCTGTTCCCGCTAGAAGCAATTCCTGTAATTGTACAAAATATTGTTTATCAAAAGTTTTTCTTAGCATTAACTAATTTTTTAACTAATTTTTTATTATACTTTTAGTTCAGGACAATGTAGTGTAGCTCTTATGATTCTTAactttatttcatattttatgttAAACTTCTTTACGAAAGTCATACGATTTAAGCGTCTAGTTTATTTGTAGTCATGTCTCTTATAAAGTATGTGAATATCTTACGGAACATCTTTAATTTTAATGTTTTCTTACTAGAAATAATTTGTAAAATATGAAATGATCAGTCTCGTTTTTTTTTATGCAAATTGCAAAGGCTTTGAATTATTGATTGACAATACCATATCCATACCCATACCCATACCCATACCCATATGCAAATTGCAAAGGCTTTGAATTATTGATCGACAATGCCATTTCCATATCTATACCCATACCCAAATTCACACGTTTTCTTTTTAATTAATCGCATCCATTGTCGGCCGCCCGCATAATCCAAATATCTGTCTTGAATATTTATGTTTTTTTGTCTGTATTCGAGATTTATTCCATTCCTAgtttaaaaacaatataatatgCCTTAGTTATCGATGCTTTATCTATTTTATTTAACGGAATACTCAGGTGGTAAAGTGATATAGTTCTTAATTAACTGGTTATGGGTTCAAATCTTGTAAAAGGCAGATGTGATGATTTTAACTCTTGTCGACTTTGGTTGGTTTGGTGTGACCTACACCACAGGGCAACTTCTGGTCTCGTGTCCTTTCGTGAAAATGGTGTGAACCATCATCGCCCAATGGTGTACGTTTGAtgcttttttttgtttttgatatTAAAGATTTGTTGGGAGTGCATTCTTTTCTCAAGGctccaagaagaaaaagaaggcgTTTCACGCGATTGTTCTCATCGCTTCGTGGTGCATATGGAACATACGAAATGATGTAATCTTCAAACGGAAAGAGGTGTCTCTGTCTAAAGTTATTAAAGACACTAAAACCTTAGGTTTTCTATGGGTGAAAGGCAGATCGAGAGATGGGGAGATAAACTGGGAAAGATGGAGGACTTTTGATGTTTTTTGATTGTTTTGTTCTTATTTGTTATCTTTCTTTCTGTTGTATTTTGGTGGATCTTTATTTGGTGTATGTTTTGTTTCTAGCACCTTCTAGTTTGGTTTAATACAATGTTTTTGGCTTGCTAGGAAAAACAAAAAATCTATTTCATTAATGCCATTCATAAAAAAATCTATTAgttttatttaatgaaattttGCGTTCTATAAAATTTTCATTGAATATAGAATTTAGTAGAGTAATTTATCACTGTTTATTGAGTTTACAATtctagtattttttttatttttttaatataatataaataatttaaaaaaatgttaattATTATTCTTAACCTCAGGAGATATTCTGGTGGTAAGTTGTGTAACACAATTTAAATGTTAGGAGTTCAAATTCTCAAGAAAGCATCTATGGTGTATTTATCctaaaaaaaaatcgaaaagtTGTTGTTAAAAAATACCATAATGTTATAAAAATATTATCAAGATCTTTAATCTGAGTTCAATGTATTAAAATTAATATTTGCATATTTAAAAAACATGTAATTAGTACATAAGAAATTGAATATCATGAATTACATCATGACCTAGCTAAACATTTATGAATTTATATGCTGGccagaaaaaaaaacaaaaatcaaagcgtcaaaatttaaaaaaaaaaaatataagatcAACcgtttaaataaaacaaaaatcaaagcgtcaaaattttctttttcaaaatgaAATTTTGTGCTTATGCATGCATGGTAATGAAATAGAGTAAACTAAAGAGAGTAACTTACCACAATTAGAATCCTGATATGTTTGAGAGTAAACTCAGCTTCATTACTCTCACTATAATCCAGCAATGAATCCAACATATCACCAAACCTCGGTAGTTTGGACTCTCGATTCTTTAACCTCTCGGTTATGAACCCTTCTGTCACCTTATCGAGCCAGCCATAAGCAGCCTTCCCATGCTTCCGTATGTTCTGAGGGTCCAAAGGCTTCAACACCTGAAATAAGTCTGCTATGTTGAACTTACCGGTCATTTTCATTACTGTCTTCACAGCTGTCTTAAACCCCCCGACATCATCCGACTCGTAGCTGGTCACGTTTTGCGACACGCAAGTGTTGGACATCTGGTTGAGCGCAACCGCGAATGACAACTTCCCTATGTCCACGCCCACCTTCTTGCGCCCGCACTCATGTAGAAACTCCAGCATGCCGTCCAACACGTTTTGTCGTAGATCGCGAAGGGTGTCGAGTTTGTGTTGGTGTGTGAGGTATGTGCCGAGGGCTTTTCTCATGGTTCGCCACACGTCGTTTGTTGGAATCCACGCCATTGCCACGTCATTGTCGGGCAAGGAGGCGGCCGCGTCGGGGACAAGACGACCAGAGCACGCCTCATCATTGCGTTGGAGGATTTCTCTAGCCGCGTCAGGTGTGGACGCCACCACGCAAGTGATGGTTCCCAATCGGATGGTCATAAGTGGACCGTGTTTCTTGGAGAGTTTGGCTAGGGACTCGTGGGGTTTCGGGCCAAGGTCGAGAAGGTTTCCGATGATCGGGAGGCCCGCAGGGCCCGGTGGTAGTCTCCGGTTACGATGGAGGCTGATGCCATGAAGGAGGAAGAAGATTAGGGTAATGGAAGAGAGAACTAGATAAAGAAGTTCCATTGTTCCCTATGTTTTTTGTTATGTGTTCAATATATCCTAAGGGTCTCTGTCTATTTATAGATGAACCAACATTTGAATGGGACAATATAGTAACAGAAAAAATATTTCAATTTAAAAAGGTTGGTCGTCGGCTATTAAATTAAAacagaaaaaaatagaaaattgtGACACAAAAAATATTTCATTTAAAAATATTGT
The Helianthus annuus cultivar XRQ/B chromosome 6, HanXRQr2.0-SUNRISE, whole genome shotgun sequence genome window above contains:
- the LOC110864328 gene encoding cytochrome P450 76T24-like, whose amino-acid sequence is MELLYLVLSSITLIFFLLHGISLHRNRRLPPGPAGLPIIGNLLDLGPKPHESLAKLSKKHGPLMTIRLGTITCVVASTPDAAREILQRNDEACSGRLVPDAAASLPDNDVAMAWIPTNDVWRTMRKALGTYLTHQHKLDTLRDLRQNVLDGMLEFLHECGRKKVGVDIGKLSFAVALNQMSNTCVSQNVTSYESDDVGGFKTAVKTVMKMTGKFNIADLFQVLKPLDPQNIRKHGKAAYGWLDKVTEGFITERLKNRESKLPRFGDMLDSLLDYSESNEAEFTLKHIRILIVELLLAGTETSSNTIEWAMTELLLNPDMFSRVREEVSTTVGENGKIQEVKLLDLPYLQAVIKETMRLHLAVPLLVPHKTETEVKLGEYIVPKNTQILVNAWAMARDPKYWENPMTFKPERFLENELEYKGQHFEFIPFGSGRRMCPGIPLAQRVVSLMVATFVYHCDWNLPHATEEMDMDDIYGLTLLRATPLVATPVPVTQQA